A DNA window from Melanotaenia boesemani isolate fMelBoe1 chromosome 6, fMelBoe1.pri, whole genome shotgun sequence contains the following coding sequences:
- the kcnj14 gene encoding ATP-sensitive inward rectifier potassium channel 14, with the protein MMGAARVKRRFSAVVDGPVEEEEVMRLAQSAADTARAGGSPTGSETPTSPSPTHALNGKALPLQSNTNNARRQSAIGEPAGGDAGGEGRARAERKYQGPRSTKGSSAGGRGEGRSSSDQDSFSSPSTTSRPRNRRSSRRPRQRFVGKDGRCNVTFVNMSERGQRYLSDLFTTCVDIRWRWMLVIFTLSFLLSWLLFGFAFWLIASAHGDLSIRLTPSSGSSPGSGEAGSGGESDREAVVKEPCFLQVNSFMAAFLFSLETQTSIGYGFRSVTEECPLAVLAVVLQCIVGCIIDAFIIGAVMAKIAKPKKRNETLVFSDTAVVALRDGKLCMMWRVGNLRKSHLVEAHVRAQLLKPRVTPEGEFLPLDNADINVGFDTGTDRIFLVSPVTIVHEINEESPFFEMDQKTLENDSELEVVVILEGMVEATAMTTQCRSSYLASEILWGHRFEPVLYERKDCYQVDYSFFHRTYEVPNTPSCSAKDLAEQTYFDSSRSSFCYENEVALQLVSPDEPDQDLKCPSPPTRRPSLAKHFHYN; encoded by the exons ATGATGGGAGCGGCACGTGTGAAACGTCGCTTCAGTGCCGTGGTGGATGGGCCagttgaggaggaggaggtcatGAGGTTGGCACAGAGTGCTGCAGATACTGCTAGGGCAGGAGGGAGCCCAACGGGGTCAGAGACCCCAACCAGTCCCTCCCCGACCCATGCTCTCAACGGCAAAGCTCTACCTCTTCAGAGTAACACCAACAATGCACGGAGGCAGAGTGCCATTGGAGAGCCAGCTGGGGGAGATGCAGGAGGAGAAGGCAGAGCGAGGGCAGAAAGAAAATACCAGGGACCAAGGAGTACTAAAGGCAGTAGTGCAGGAGGGAGAGGGGAAGGCCGTTCTTCATCAGACCAGGATTCATTCTCTTCCCCCTCCACTACCAGCCGCCCACGCAACAGACGCTCTAGCCGCAGGCCCCGACAACGCTTTGTGGGCAAGGACGGACGCTGCAACGTCACCTTCGTCAACATGAGCGAGAGGGGCCAGCGGTACCTCAGTGACCTCTTCACCACCTGTGTGGACATCCGCTGGCGCTGGATGCTGGTCATCTTCACCCTCTCCTTTCTTCTCTCCTGGCTTCTCTTTGGTTTTGCCTTCTGGCTCATTGCCTCCGCGCATGGGGACCTTTCCATCAGGCTTACCCCCAGCTCAGGTTCCTCTCCAGGATCAGGAGAAGCTGGCTCCGGAGGAGAGTCTGATAGAGAGGCAGTGGTTAAAGAGCCTTGCTTCCTACAGGTGAACAGCTTCATGGCAGCCTTCCTCTTCTCTTTGGAGACACAAACATCCATCGGTTACGGATTCAGAAGCGTGACCGAAGAATGTCCCCTGGCGGTGTTGGCGGTCGTTTTGCAGTGCATTGTGGGCTGCATTATTGACGCCTTCATCATTGGGGCAGTCATGGCAAAGATTGCTAAGCCCAAGAAGCGCAACGAGACACTGGTGTTTTCGGACACAGCTGTGGTGGCACTGAGAGATGGGAAGCTCTGCATGATGTGGAGGGTCGGAAACCTAAGAAAGAGCCACCTGGTAGAGGCACATGTCAGAGCGCAACTGCTAAAG CCCAGGGTGACACCAGAAGGAGAGTTCCTCCCACTGGACAATGCAGATATCAACGTGGGTTTTGACACTGGCACCGACCGCATCTTTTTGGTCTCTCCTGTGACAATTGTCCATGAAATTAATGAAGAGTCGCCTTTCTTCGAGATGGATCAAAAAACCCTGGAGAATGACTCTGAGTTGGAGGTGGTGGTCATACTCGAGGGTATGGTGGAGGCAACAGCAATGACTACACAGTGCCGTAGCTCTTATCTGGCCTCTGAAATCCTTTGGGGACACCGCTTTGAACCAGTGCTGTATGAGAGGAAAGACTGCTACCAG GTGGATTACTCATTTTTCCATCGGACATATGAGGTCCCAAACACACCTTCTTGCAGTGCTAAAGACCTGGCTGAACAGACATACTTTGACAGCTCACGCTCATCATTCTGTTATGAGAACGAAGTGGCATTGCAGCTGGTCTCACCTGATGAGCCAGATCAAGACCTCAAGTGTCCCTCTCCACCAACCCGAAGACCTTCCCTGGCAAAGCATTTTCACTACAACTGA